A single region of the Anomaloglossus baeobatrachus isolate aAnoBae1 chromosome 2, aAnoBae1.hap1, whole genome shotgun sequence genome encodes:
- the NDUFB4 gene encoding NADH dehydrogenase [ubiquinone] 1 beta subcomplex subunit 4 isoform X2: MILRHLVAAALHAVSLSSQELSIKLGGTQCPCVMAEYKESPLVSRPEGLDPARYYELTPEQRRLHERRQALRAQVKREYLLKLNDPHRTGMVEDPAITRWMFARNQNIYPNFRPTPKNSLLGLFWTVGPFLFLYTIITRDRERKEKLIKEGQFERPFHLSN, from the exons ATGATTCTGCGCCATCTGGTGGCCGCT GCTCTGCACGCCGTGTCTCTGTCCTCGCAGGAGCTGTCAATAAAGCTGGGCGGGACACAGTGCCCTTGTGTCATGGCGGAGTACAAGGAGAGTCCTCTCGTCAGCCGGCCGGAGGGGCTGGACCCGGCCCGGTATTATGAGCTGACCCCGGAGCAGCGGAGGCTGCACGAGCGGCGCCAGGCCCTGAGGGCGCAGGTGAAGAGGGAATATCTGCTGAAGCTCAACGACCCGCACAGGACCGGCATGGTG gAAGACCCCGCTATCACCCGCTGGATGTTCGCCCGGAATCAGAACATTTACCCCAACTTCCGGCCGACGCCCAAGAACTCGCTGCTCGGCCTCTTCTGGACGGTCGGCCCCTTCCTCTTCCTGTATACTATCATCACGCGCGACCGG GAGCGAAAAGAGAAGCTCATCAAAGAGGGGCAGTTCGAGCGCCCCTTCCACCTCTCCAACTGA
- the NDUFB4 gene encoding NADH dehydrogenase [ubiquinone] 1 beta subcomplex subunit 4 isoform X1, translating into MSSLALHAVSLSSQELSIKLGGTQCPCVMAEYKESPLVSRPEGLDPARYYELTPEQRRLHERRQALRAQVKREYLLKLNDPHRTGMVEDPAITRWMFARNQNIYPNFRPTPKNSLLGLFWTVGPFLFLYTIITRDRERKEKLIKEGQFERPFHLSN; encoded by the exons ATGTCATCGCTG GCTCTGCACGCCGTGTCTCTGTCCTCGCAGGAGCTGTCAATAAAGCTGGGCGGGACACAGTGCCCTTGTGTCATGGCGGAGTACAAGGAGAGTCCTCTCGTCAGCCGGCCGGAGGGGCTGGACCCGGCCCGGTATTATGAGCTGACCCCGGAGCAGCGGAGGCTGCACGAGCGGCGCCAGGCCCTGAGGGCGCAGGTGAAGAGGGAATATCTGCTGAAGCTCAACGACCCGCACAGGACCGGCATGGTG gAAGACCCCGCTATCACCCGCTGGATGTTCGCCCGGAATCAGAACATTTACCCCAACTTCCGGCCGACGCCCAAGAACTCGCTGCTCGGCCTCTTCTGGACGGTCGGCCCCTTCCTCTTCCTGTATACTATCATCACGCGCGACCGG GAGCGAAAAGAGAAGCTCATCAAAGAGGGGCAGTTCGAGCGCCCCTTCCACCTCTCCAACTGA
- the NDUFB4 gene encoding NADH dehydrogenase [ubiquinone] 1 beta subcomplex subunit 4 isoform X3 gives MSSLELSIKLGGTQCPCVMAEYKESPLVSRPEGLDPARYYELTPEQRRLHERRQALRAQVKREYLLKLNDPHRTGMVEDPAITRWMFARNQNIYPNFRPTPKNSLLGLFWTVGPFLFLYTIITRDRERKEKLIKEGQFERPFHLSN, from the exons ATGTCATCGCTG GAGCTGTCAATAAAGCTGGGCGGGACACAGTGCCCTTGTGTCATGGCGGAGTACAAGGAGAGTCCTCTCGTCAGCCGGCCGGAGGGGCTGGACCCGGCCCGGTATTATGAGCTGACCCCGGAGCAGCGGAGGCTGCACGAGCGGCGCCAGGCCCTGAGGGCGCAGGTGAAGAGGGAATATCTGCTGAAGCTCAACGACCCGCACAGGACCGGCATGGTG gAAGACCCCGCTATCACCCGCTGGATGTTCGCCCGGAATCAGAACATTTACCCCAACTTCCGGCCGACGCCCAAGAACTCGCTGCTCGGCCTCTTCTGGACGGTCGGCCCCTTCCTCTTCCTGTATACTATCATCACGCGCGACCGG GAGCGAAAAGAGAAGCTCATCAAAGAGGGGCAGTTCGAGCGCCCCTTCCACCTCTCCAACTGA